One Baekduia alba genomic window, GGCCGTGCGGATGCTGCGCGGCTTCAACCTCATCAAGCAGATGAGCGAGTCCAAGGCCGTGATCGGCCTCAACATGCTGCGGCTCTGGGACGACCGCGGCACGCTCGAGCCGTGGATCGCGCCGCTGAGCGACGCGCTGGCCGACGGCACGGTGGCGCCGGTCGTCCACGAGGCCGTCCCGTTCGCCGAGGCGCCGCGCGCCCACCGGATCATCGCGGCCCGCCAGAACGTCGGCAAGGTCGTCCTCGTTCCCTGAGAACGCGGCTGGAGTCGGCAAGGTCGTCCTCGTTGCCTGAGAACGCGGCTGGAGCCGGCAAGGTCGTCTTGGTGCCGTAGGCAGCGGCTGCTAGGCTCGTGCGCAACCGCATGTCGTTCCGCCTGCTCGACCTTCGACTTCTTCTTCTCCTCCCCCGCTAGGGGGAGCAGCTGCGCGTGGCGGCCGCCAGAAGCCGCGAACCAGTCTGAAGAAGCGAACCGAGCCCCCTGAGAACGGAGAAGAACGACATGTCCTTGATGCCCGAAGACCCGAACCGCGTCCTGCTGTTCGACACGACGCTGCGCGACGGCGAGCAGTCGCCCGGCATCTCCCTGAACGCCGCCGAGAAGCTCGACATCGCCCAGCAGCTCGCGCGGCTCGGGGTCGACATCATCGAGGCCGGCTTCCCGATCGCCTCGCCCGGCGACTTCGACGCCGTCCAGGCGATCGCCCGCGAGGTCGCCGGCCCCGTCATCTGCGCCCTGGCGCGTGCCAACGCCGGGGACATCGATCGTGCGTGGGAGGCGATCCGCGACAGCGAGCGACCTCGGATCCACACGTTCCTGTCGACGTCGGACATCCACATCGAGCACCAGCTGCAGTCCACGCGCGAGGACGTCAAGGGCCTGGCCCGCGCGTCGGTCGCCCAGGCCAAGGGCCTCTGCGAGGACGTCGAGTTCTCGCCCATGGACGCCACGCGCTCCGACGTCGCGTTCACCGCCGACGTGCTCCAGATCGCGCTCGACGAGGGCGCGACAACGATCAACGTCCCCGACACCGTCGGCTACGCGACGCCGGACGAGTACGCGGCCTTCCTGACCAAGTTGTATGAGCTGGTCCCGGATCTGCGCAACGCCGTGCTGTCGGTCCACTGCCACGACGACCTCGGGCTGGCCGTCGCCAACTCGATGGCCGGTGTGCAGGCCGGCGCCCGCCAGATCGAGTGCGCGGTCAACGGCATCGGCGAGCGCGCGGGCAACGCGTCGCTGGAAGAGCTGATCATGTTGATGCACACGCGCCGCGACCACCTCGGCTACACGACCGGCGCGGTCACGACCGAGATCGCGCGCACGTCGCGCCTGGTCTCGCGCCTCACCGGCTACGCGGTCCAGCCCAACAAGGCGATCGTCGGGCGCAACGCGTTCGCCCACGAGTCCGGCATCCACCAGGACGGCGTCCTGAAGGCGCGCGAGACCTACGAGATCATGGACGCCCGGAGCGTCGGGCTGGACGCCAACTCGCTCGTGCTCGGCAAGCACTCCGGCCGCGCCGCGCTGCGCCAGGCGCTGGAGGACCTCGGCTACACGGTCGACGGCGCCCAGCTCAAGCAGGCCTTCGAGCGCTTCAAGGACGTCGCCGACCGCAAGAAGCAGGTCACGGCGATGGACCTCGAGGCGCTGGTCACCGACGAGCTGCGCGGAGACGCGCAGGGCTACTCGCTGGAGTGGTTCGAGGTCGAGGCGTCCAACCGCCGGCCGCCGTTCGCGAAGGTCGCCGTGCGCACGCCCGACGACACGGTCGTCGAGGGCACGTTCAACGGCGACGGGCCGGTCGACGCGATCTTCCGCGCGATCAACAGCGCGACGAAGATCGACGCGCGCCTGCGCGAGTTCCGGATCGACGCGGTCACCGGTGGCCAGGACGCGCTCGGCGAGGTCAGCGTCGTCGTCGAGCTCGGCTCGCCCGAGGACGCGGTCAAGCACGACACGCCCGGCGTCCTCACCGGCGCGCGCGTGACGGGCGCCGGCCAGGCCGTCACCACCGACATCATCGAGGCCGCGGCGATCGCCTACGTCCGCGCGCTCGGCAACGCGGTCGGCAAGGCGCAGGCCGCGGCCTCCGACGCCGAGCTCGCGCAGACGCCGTAGTGCCCGAGCTGCTCAGCGACGCGGCGGTCGCGACGACCGCCGCGGAGCTGGTCCGCGTCCCGAGCGTGACCGGCGACGAGCGCGCCGTGATGGTGCGCGTCGCCGAGCTGGCCGAGGAGCTGGGCCTGAGCGCCGAGGTCGTCGAGCACGACCTCGGCGCGCTGCGCGCCCATGCCGACCACCCGGGCGAGGAGGCCGCGCGCGACGCGCTGCACGGCGTGATCGTCTCGGTGCGCCGCGGGCCGCGGGCGGGCGTCCCGCGCCTGGCCCTGTGCGGCCACGTCGATGTTGTAGGGGTCGGGACGGAGCCGTGGGCGCTGGGCGACCCCTTCTCGGGCGCGATCGCCGGCGGCTTCGTGCACGGGCGCGGCAGCGCGGACATGAAGGGCGGCGTCGCGGCCGCGCTGCATGCGCTGGCGGCCGCGGGCCCGGACGCCGCGGCCGAGGCGGTCCTGCACGTCGTCGCCTCCGAGGAGGACGGCGGCCTCGGGTCGTTCGCGGCGCTCCAGCGCGACGCCGCGTACGACGCGTGCGTGATCCCGGAGCCGACGGCCTTCGACGTCGTCTGCGCGCACGGCGGCGCGCTCACCTTCACCGGCACCGTGCACGGGCGCGCCGCGCACGCCGCCGAGCGCCTGCACGGCATCTCGGCGATCGACCGCTACATCACGATCCACGCGGCGCTCGCCGAGCTGGAGACGTGCCTCAACGCGGCCGTCGCCCACCCGCTGATGCGCGAGCTGGCGCTGCCCTACCCACTGGTCGTCGGGCGCGTCGAGGCCGGCGAGTGGTCCAGCTCGGTCCCCGACCGGCTGACGTTCGAGGGCCGCGCGCCCGTGCGGGTGGGGGAGGACGTCCTGGCGGCCCGCGCCGCTGTGGAGCGCACGGTCGCCAACGCCACGCCCGACGACGGGCTGGCCGTCGAGCTGCGCTGGACCGGCGGCCAGTTCGCCTCGGCCGAGACGCCCGAGCACGGCGCGCTGGCGCAGCTCGCGCTCACGGTCGTCGGCGAGGAGCTGGGTCGCCCGGCGCGCGCGGCCGGCGTCCCGTGGGGCGCCGACATGCGCCTGTGGTGCGCGGCGGACATCCCGACCGTGATGGTCGGGCCGCGCGGCATCGAGGTCGCCCACGCGGTCGACGAGCGCGTCGCGGTCGCCGATCTCGGCGCCACCGCGCGGATCCTCGCCGGGCTGATCGCGCGCTTCGGATAGGCCATCCGTCCAGCGGCGCCCGATGGTCGCGGGGCTCGCCGGGGCCACCTGGCCAACAGACCAGGTGGGCGGCTTGTGCGTTCTGGGCGCGTGAGTACGTTTCGGCGGGCAAGCACGCAGACGGGGGACACCACCATGCAGGGACGACAGGGGACGCAGGCCGCCGTCCGGACGACGGCGATCTTGCTGGCGGCGCTGTGCGCGCTGCTGCTGGCGGCCGCGACCGCGAGCGCCGACAACAGCACGGTGATCGGCCAGTGGCGCTTCGACGAGGGCGCCGGCCAGACCGTGTTCGACGACGGCCCGTCCGGCCTGGACGGCAGGCTCGGGCTCACCGACGCCGCCGACGACCGCGACCCCGCGCGCATCGCCGGCCTGTCGGGCGGCGCGCTGCACTTCGACGGCAAGACGTTCGTCCGGCTGCCCGACGCGCCGGAGCTGCAGCCGTCGACGCTCAGCGTCGAGGCCGTCGTCCGGGCGGGCGCGAGCCCCGGGCAGTACCGCTACATCGTCTC contains:
- a CDS encoding M20/M25/M40 family metallo-hydrolase, coding for MPELLSDAAVATTAAELVRVPSVTGDERAVMVRVAELAEELGLSAEVVEHDLGALRAHADHPGEEAARDALHGVIVSVRRGPRAGVPRLALCGHVDVVGVGTEPWALGDPFSGAIAGGFVHGRGSADMKGGVAAALHALAAAGPDAAAEAVLHVVASEEDGGLGSFAALQRDAAYDACVIPEPTAFDVVCAHGGALTFTGTVHGRAAHAAERLHGISAIDRYITIHAALAELETCLNAAVAHPLMRELALPYPLVVGRVEAGEWSSSVPDRLTFEGRAPVRVGEDVLAARAAVERTVANATPDDGLAVELRWTGGQFASAETPEHGALAQLALTVVGEELGRPARAAGVPWGADMRLWCAADIPTVMVGPRGIEVAHAVDERVAVADLGATARILAGLIARFG
- a CDS encoding 2-isopropylmalate synthase; the encoded protein is MSLMPEDPNRVLLFDTTLRDGEQSPGISLNAAEKLDIAQQLARLGVDIIEAGFPIASPGDFDAVQAIAREVAGPVICALARANAGDIDRAWEAIRDSERPRIHTFLSTSDIHIEHQLQSTREDVKGLARASVAQAKGLCEDVEFSPMDATRSDVAFTADVLQIALDEGATTINVPDTVGYATPDEYAAFLTKLYELVPDLRNAVLSVHCHDDLGLAVANSMAGVQAGARQIECAVNGIGERAGNASLEELIMLMHTRRDHLGYTTGAVTTEIARTSRLVSRLTGYAVQPNKAIVGRNAFAHESGIHQDGVLKARETYEIMDARSVGLDANSLVLGKHSGRAALRQALEDLGYTVDGAQLKQAFERFKDVADRKKQVTAMDLEALVTDELRGDAQGYSLEWFEVEASNRRPPFAKVAVRTPDDTVVEGTFNGDGPVDAIFRAINSATKIDARLREFRIDAVTGGQDALGEVSVVVELGSPEDAVKHDTPGVLTGARVTGAGQAVTTDIIEAAAIAYVRALGNAVGKAQAAASDAELAQTP